Part of the Tenacibaculum sp. SZ-18 genome, CCTAGTTATCTGAACGACTATTTTGAGTGGTTAAAGGAGAACTATAAAATTCCAAATTATAAGGCAAGTGAAAAATAACTACCGCCAACAAAACCTAAAAATAACCCTACGGGTCGCTATCGCTTATTTTTAGCCAAACCGTTGTACATAATTGAAAAGATGTCTACTATTCATAAAACAATATCCTCATTACATGAAATTTTTCATCACAAAAAAGAGAATTTTAAAAAAGAGTCTACAATTTTAGTAGAATACTTGGCTAACGCAGATGTAATTATTTTTGGTGCCTTTTACCTTGAATCACTGGCTAATTTTATGGGAGACAAAGTCTTCAATTTAGAGCAGCAAGAAAGATACTTCAGTAAACAGCCTCATGAAACATGGAGTAGAAATAAGGGGAAAAATAACTTTATACGAGAAATTATTGAACTTGACTCTGAAAAGGATTTAAAAGACAAACTAAATCACCCAGAGAGTAAAACAAATGAACAACTTATTGCCTGCGAGATTGGAAACAAAGATTTATATTTTAGTAACTCTGCAATAAAACTGATGGGTATACTGAAGCATGAAAATGTCGATATTCTATGGGATGTAAAGCGAGATGACAATAATATAGATAATACTACTTTGATAAATTGGTCTCAAAATGAAACAGACGCTGTGCTTATATCCTATGTTAACGATATTTTTAGTATCCGCAATCATTATGCCCATGGAAAAACATATGTTAGTGAAAAATCTGTTTATACAATTGGCGAATTATACCAAAAAAGGACTGTAAGACTGATACAATTATACATATCTGAAATAATTAAAATAGAAACTAAATTCAATAAGATCTTGCAGTCTAAAGGATTTTCCTCTATTTCCAATACACAGTTATGGGAAACAAAAGAATAAACAATTTACAACACTATGTAAAAATCCATTAAAACGCATTTTTCACTAAACGTTACCTGCAATTTAGGAAAAGGAAAAGCCCACCGCACGTTCAAGCACATTCGCTGCTCCGTTCCTCCGCAGCAAAAGAGCTTTCACTTCCCTACCGCCAACCTATTAAGTATTTCAAACATTTTATATCACGAAATACGATATATTAAATCTAAATTATTAAATTGGTGCTTCCCAATTCTGAAACGAAATGAACAGAATAAAAGAAGTACTTGAAGAGAAAGGAATCAAGCAGACTTGGCTAGCTGAAAAGCTAGGCAAAAGCTACAATATGGTGAATGGTTATGTACAAAATAGACAACAGCCCAGGCTGGAAGTTTTGAGTGAAATAGCCCAAATCCTAGATGTAGACATTAAAGAATTAATAACGAGCACGAAAGAAAATAAATGAACCAATCCGTACACAATAGATTAATAAGTTTCATCTGGTCAATCGCTGACGATTGTCTAAGAGATGTATATGTAAGAGGTAAATACCGAGATGTCATCCTACCCATGGTGGTATTGCGCAGGCTAGATGCACTGCTCGAACCCACCAAAGAAGTTGTAATGGAAGAGCTCGCTTTTCAGAGAGATGAAGCAGGCTTTACCGAATGGGATGAAACAGGGTTGAAAGATGCCAGTGGTTATGTGTTTTACAATACCAGTGAATGGACGCTGCAACGCCTTTACGATACAGCTACCAATAGCCAACAGATTCTTCAAGCCAATTTTGAAGATTATTTGAATGGCTTTAGCCCTAACGTGAAGGAAATCATTGAAAAGTTTAAACTGAAAAGCCAAATTCGTCATATGGCTACCAAAGATGTGTTGTTAGATGTATTGGAGAAATTTACATCACCGCACATTAACCTAACACCTTTTGACAAGGAAGACCCAGACGGTAGAAAGCTCCCTCCTCTTTCCAACTTAGGAATGGGGTACGTTTTTGAAGAACTGATAAGAAAGTTCAATGAAGAAAACAATGAAGAAGCTGGAGAACACTTTACCCCTCGTGAGGTAATTGACCTAATGACCCATATTGTTTTTGACCCTATCAAGGACCAACTACCGCCTGTAATGACGATTTACGACCCAGCTTGTGGTTCTGGTGGTATGCTTACTGAAGCTCAAAACTTCATAAAGGATGAAGAAGGAGCAATAAAAGCCACAGGTGATGTGTACTTGTATGGTAAGGAAATAAATGACGAAACCTATGCCATTTGTAAATCGGATATGATGATTAAAGGGAATAACCCGGAGAACATTCGTGTTGGTTCTACCTTATCTACCGATGAATTTTCAGGTAACACCTTTGACTTCATGTTGTCCAATCCCCCTTATGGTAAATCATGGAGTACGGACTTAAAATACA contains:
- a CDS encoding helix-turn-helix domain-containing protein — encoded protein: MNRIKEVLEEKGIKQTWLAEKLGKSYNMVNGYVQNRQQPRLEVLSEIAQILDVDIKELITSTKENK